One stretch of Saccharomonospora xinjiangensis XJ-54 DNA includes these proteins:
- the topA gene encoding type I DNA topoisomerase gives MAGTTRTKRTGTSGDGRRRLVIVESPTKARKIAPYLGSDYVVESSRGHIRDLPRGAADVPAKYKGQSWARLGVDVDNGFEPLYVITPDKKSTVSELKSLLKDVDELYLATDPDREGEAIAWHLLEALKPKIPVRRMVFHEVTEQAIRAAAESTRDLDSDLVDAQETRRILDRLYGYEVSPVLWKKVMPKLSAGRVQSVATRVIVERERERMRFTSASYWDISAVMDTGGAQGETGPRSFPARLTSVDGARLATGRDFGPDGRLKEQSQDVRVLGEVDANRLAGALAGREFRVTSVEEKPYTRRPYAPFMTSTLQQEAGRKLRFSSERTMRVAQRLYENGYITYMRTDSTTLSESALSAARSQATELYGSEYVADKPRQYTRKVKNAQEAHEAIRPAGEVFRTPGAVAAELESDEFRLYELIWQRTIASQMADAKGTTMSVRISGTAASGEECVFSASGRTITFPGFLKAYVESVDAEAGGEADDKQSRLPRLARDQALTATELDPDSHATSPPPRYSEPSLVSKLEELGIGRPSTYASIINTIQDRGYVWKKGSALVPSWVAFSVVGLLERHFERLVDYDFTAAMEDELDRIAAGDEQRTEWLSRFYFGGEMGVDGSIGRLGGLKKLVGSGVEDIDAREINSIPMFPDSEGRQVYVRVGRYGPYLEREVDGQSQRANLPEDLPPDELTPEIAEKLFATPQEGRVLGTDPGSGHEIVAKEGRFGPYVTEILPEPEQGEDGAKAGKAKKAKAAKPAKPRTASLFKSMSVQDVTLEDALRLLSLPRVVGTDPESGEEITAQNGRYGPYLKKGKDSRSLSSEEQIFEITLDEALKIYAEPKRRGRQAAAKPPLKELGDDPVSGKPIVVKDGRFGPYVTDGEYNASLRKSDSVDDLTPERAAELLAEKRAKGPAKKKATTTRRKTASATKSKS, from the coding sequence GTGGCTGGAACGACACGGACGAAGAGAACGGGCACGAGCGGTGACGGTCGCCGGAGACTGGTGATCGTCGAGTCGCCGACGAAGGCCCGTAAGATCGCTCCGTATCTCGGCAGCGACTACGTCGTCGAGTCGTCCCGTGGCCACATCCGGGACCTGCCGAGGGGCGCAGCCGACGTGCCAGCCAAATACAAGGGGCAGTCGTGGGCGCGCCTCGGAGTCGATGTCGATAACGGGTTCGAGCCGCTCTACGTCATCACGCCGGACAAGAAGTCCACGGTCAGCGAGCTGAAAAGCCTGCTCAAGGACGTGGACGAGCTGTATCTCGCCACCGACCCCGACCGCGAGGGCGAGGCCATCGCATGGCATTTGCTCGAAGCGCTCAAGCCGAAGATCCCGGTGCGGCGCATGGTCTTCCACGAGGTGACCGAGCAGGCCATCCGCGCTGCCGCCGAAAGTACTCGTGATCTCGACTCGGACCTCGTTGACGCGCAGGAGACCCGGCGCATCCTCGACCGGCTCTACGGCTACGAGGTGTCGCCAGTGCTGTGGAAGAAGGTCATGCCGAAGCTGTCGGCGGGCCGGGTCCAGTCGGTGGCCACCAGGGTGATCGTGGAGCGGGAACGTGAGCGCATGCGGTTCACGTCCGCGTCGTACTGGGACATCTCCGCCGTCATGGACACCGGTGGGGCTCAGGGGGAGACAGGGCCGCGTTCTTTCCCAGCCCGGCTCACCTCTGTGGACGGCGCGCGGCTGGCGACCGGTCGCGACTTCGGCCCGGACGGCAGGCTCAAGGAGCAGTCGCAGGACGTGCGGGTGCTGGGGGAGGTCGATGCGAACCGGCTGGCCGGAGCTCTGGCGGGCCGCGAGTTCAGGGTCACGAGCGTCGAGGAGAAGCCCTACACGCGTAGGCCGTACGCGCCGTTCATGACATCGACGTTGCAGCAGGAAGCGGGGCGCAAACTCCGGTTCTCGTCGGAACGCACGATGCGGGTGGCGCAGCGGCTCTACGAGAACGGCTACATCACCTATATGCGTACCGACTCCACGACGTTGTCGGAGTCGGCGCTGTCGGCGGCGCGCAGCCAGGCCACCGAGTTGTACGGCTCCGAGTACGTCGCGGACAAGCCGCGCCAGTACACACGCAAGGTCAAGAACGCGCAGGAGGCACACGAGGCGATCCGGCCAGCCGGTGAGGTCTTCCGTACCCCCGGCGCTGTGGCGGCCGAGCTGGAGTCCGACGAGTTCCGGCTGTACGAGTTGATCTGGCAGCGCACGATCGCCTCGCAGATGGCCGACGCCAAGGGCACCACGATGTCGGTGCGGATCTCCGGCACGGCGGCCAGCGGCGAGGAGTGCGTGTTCTCGGCTTCGGGGCGCACCATCACGTTCCCCGGCTTCCTCAAGGCGTACGTCGAGTCGGTTGACGCCGAGGCAGGAGGGGAGGCCGACGACAAGCAGAGCAGGCTGCCGAGGCTGGCGAGGGACCAGGCGCTGACGGCGACGGAGCTCGACCCCGACTCGCACGCCACCTCGCCCCCTCCGCGTTACAGCGAGCCGAGCCTGGTCAGCAAGCTGGAGGAACTCGGGATCGGCAGGCCCTCGACGTACGCGTCGATCATCAACACCATCCAGGACCGCGGCTACGTGTGGAAGAAGGGGTCCGCGCTGGTGCCGTCGTGGGTGGCGTTCTCGGTGGTGGGCCTGCTGGAACGGCACTTCGAGCGGCTGGTGGACTACGACTTCACCGCCGCGATGGAGGACGAACTCGACCGAATCGCCGCAGGCGACGAGCAGCGCACCGAGTGGCTGTCGCGCTTCTACTTCGGCGGCGAGATGGGTGTTGACGGCTCGATCGGCAGGCTCGGCGGGCTGAAGAAGCTCGTCGGCTCCGGTGTCGAGGACATCGACGCACGGGAGATCAACTCGATCCCGATGTTCCCAGACAGCGAGGGCCGCCAGGTCTACGTGCGGGTCGGCCGCTACGGGCCGTACCTCGAACGCGAGGTCGATGGCCAGTCGCAGCGCGCGAACCTGCCGGAGGACCTCCCGCCGGACGAGTTGACGCCCGAGATCGCGGAGAAGTTGTTCGCGACACCGCAGGAGGGGCGGGTGCTGGGCACCGACCCCGGCAGCGGCCACGAGATCGTCGCGAAGGAGGGTCGTTTCGGTCCTTACGTGACCGAGATCCTGCCCGAGCCGGAGCAGGGCGAGGACGGCGCGAAGGCAGGTAAGGCGAAGAAGGCCAAAGCGGCCAAGCCGGCCAAACCGAGGACGGCTTCGCTGTTCAAGTCGATGTCGGTGCAGGACGTGACGCTGGAGGACGCGCTGCGGTTGCTGTCCCTGCCCCGCGTCGTCGGAACAGACCCGGAGAGCGGCGAGGAGATCACGGCGCAGAACGGCCGCTACGGGCCGTACCTGAAGAAGGGCAAAGACTCGCGGTCGCTGTCGAGCGAGGAGCAGATCTTCGAGATCACGCTGGACGAAGCGCTCAAGATCTACGCGGAGCCGAAGCGGAGGGGAAGGCAGGCCGCTGCAAAGCCGCCGTTGAAGGAACTCGGTGATGACCCGGTGTCGGGCAAGCCGATCGTCGTGAAGGACGGCCGGTTCGGCCCGTACGTCACCGACGGCGAGTACAACGCCTCCCTGCGCAAGTCCGACTCCGTTGACGACCTCACGCCGGAGCGGGCGGCCGAACTGCTGGCGGAGAAGCGGGCGAAAGGGCCGGCGAAGAAGAAGGCCACCACCACCCGGCGCAAGACGGCGTCGGCGACGAAGTCGAAGAGCTGA